The sequence below is a genomic window from Kitasatospora kifunensis.
CCGGGGGGAGCTGCCACCGATGCTCCAACACAGTGCGCGCGCGGTCCAAGACCTCTTCCGGAAGCTGTCATACCCTGGGGGTATCAGGGTGCTCGACAGTGAGGGGCCCACCGGTGGACGTCGACCTGCGCAAGCTGCGGTACTTCGTGGCCGTCGCGGAGGAACTGCACTTCGGGCGTGCGGCTGAGCGCCTGCACATCGCCCAGCCGGTGCTCTCGCGGCAGATTCGGGCACTGGAGACGGAGTTGCGTGCCCAACTGTTCCGGCGGGACCGGCGCTCCACCGAGCTCACCGCCGCCGGGCGCCAGCTCCTGGAAGACGCGCCGCCCTTGCTGGCGGCTTCCCAGGCGGCGCGCCGCCGGGTCGGCCTGGCCGGTCAGGAGCAGGCCCGCTTCACCATCGGCTTCATGCCGGGCATCACGGTGACCGCCGCCGTGCGGGCGTTCTCCACCCGGCACCCCGACCTGACCGTCGACGTCCTGCGCACCTCCTGGGACGACCAAAGCCAGGTGATCCTCGACGGCCGGGTCGACGTCGGCTTCATCCGGCTGCCGGTCGATCAGCGCGGCCTGGAGCTGCGACCGCTCTTCGCCGAGCCACGGGTGGTCGTGCTGCCCACAGGGCACCGACTGGCGGGCCAGGCCTCGGTGGGGATCGCGGACCTGGCCGACGAGCAGTTGCTCCAGAACCCGGACGCCGTGCCCGAGTGGCGTGACCTGCCGACGCACGCCGGTTCCCGCCCGGAGCGGAGTCGACCGCTGGCCGCGACCGTCGAGGAGAAGCTCGAATACGTCGCGGCCGCCGATGGGATGGTCATCCTGCCCCTGTCCACCGCACGCTTCTACACCCGGCCCGACCTCGTCCACCTGGCCGTCGAGGGCATCGGCCCGAGCCAGGTCTGCCTCGCCTGGAGCGCCGGTCGGCGCTCCAGGCTGCTCGACGAGTTCCGCCAACTCGCCGCCTCGGCAGCCGGGTGACGCCTGGCGGACGGGCGAATCTTGCCGCATCGGCAACTTTTCCATCTGGGCAAGATACGTTACCGTGGATGGTATGACGCAGGGAGACGACGTACAGATCGGGCTGCGGGAGCGCAAGAAGCGGGAGACACGCGTCTCGCTGAGCCAGGCCACGATCCGGCTCTGTGTCGAACGCGGCTGGGACAACGTGACGGTGGAGTCCATCGCCGCCGCGGCGAACGTGTCCGTGCGCACCTTCCGCAACTACTTCTCCAGCAAGGCCGAGGCGATCGCCGCAGGACACCTGGAACGGATGCTGCGGATCGCGGACACCCTGCGAGCGCGTCCGGCCGCCGAGCCCCTGTGGGAGTCGATCGTCCACGCGGTGGTGGCCGAGTTCGCCCAGGGGGACGAAGAGGTCCGCGGAGGCGAAGAGGTCCGCAGAGACGAATCGGTCCGGGCGGGCGAGGGGAGCGCGAGGTCCGCCCTCGACCAGCGCTGGCGGGACGGGCTTCGGCTCATGCTGGCCGAACCGGCACTGCAGGGCGAGGTCGCCAAGGCGAACGCGGCCGCACAGGAGGTGTTGGCCGAGGCGGTCGCCGAGCGCACCGGCACCGACGCGGCCCGCGACGTCTACCCGAAACTGGTCGCCGCGGTGATCGGGGCGGGCAGCGCGGTGGCCGTGGAGCACTGCCTGCGTGCCGATCCGCCCACCCCGCTCGTCCCGGTGCTGCGCGAGGTGTTCGACCGCCTCGCCGCCGGTCTTCCCACCCCTTAGAACCCGGAACCTCCCGCTCCGCAAGACCTCCCACCAACCTGCAAGACCCCGCAACGCCCCGCGCGAACCGATCCTGCCCGGCCGTCGTCGGGCCGATCCGTGCTGCCCTTTTCCGAGCCCGAAACAGATGAGGACGCGTCACATGATCGCCGATGCCATCGACCCAGCGGATGCAGTGGATGCAGCGAAAGCAGTGGATGCCGTGGATGTGGTCATTGTCGGGGGCGGCCCGAACGGGCTGATGCTGGCCTGCGAGCTGAGCCTGGCCGGGGTCCGGCCCCTCGTGCTGGAAGGCCTGCCCGAACCCAGCGAGGAGCCGAAGGCCAACGGGCTGCTCGGCCAGGTTGTCACCATGGTCGACCGGCGGGGCCTGTACGAGCGCCTCGCTGGCAACCCGGGTCCGCCGCAGCCGAATTCCGCCTACTTCATGTTCGCCTCGCTGCCCCTGGACCTGAGCATGCTGAAGGACAGCCCGCTCTACGGCCTGGCGGTGCCGCAGCGCCGCATCGTGCAGGTCCTTCAGGAGCGCGCCACCGAACTCGGCGCGGAGATCCGGCGGGGACACCAGGTCGCCGGCCTGTCCCAGGACGACGAGGGCGTCACCGTCGATGTCGACGGTCCCGAGGGCGCCTACCGGCTGCGGGCGCGCTACCTGGTCGGTGCGGACGGAGCGCACAGCATCACGCGCAAGCAGGCCGGCATCGGTTTCCCCGGCGTCAGTTACGACCGGACGACCAGCCGGACGGCGCACGTCGCGCTCCCGCCGCAGTGGGTGGATCCGAGCACGGGTGCGCTGAACGTGCCCGGCTACGGCACCATCCTGCCGTTCCTGCCCCACCGCACCGAGCACGGCGGGTTCTCCTACGCGCCGTTCCCCGGCCACCCGCCGCTGGTCAGCACCATGGAGTGGGACCAGCCCGAGCCGCAGGCACCGATGAGCCTCGCGGAGCTGCGGGCGAGCATCCGTCGCGTGCTCGGCGTCGACGTGCCGCTCGATCCGCCCACCGGCGCGGGACCGCACGTGCTGCGCCGGCTCTCCGGCGGCAACACGCGGGTCGCCGAACGGTTCCGGGACCGTCGGATCCTCCTGGTCGGCGATGCCGCCCACGTGTACGCCGCAGGGGGAGGGCCCGGCCTCAACCTCGGCCTGCAGGATGCCGTCAACCTCGGCTGGAAACTCGCCGCCGAGCTCCGAGGCGGCACTGAGCCAGGGCTCCTGGACAGCTACCAGACCGAGCGTCGGCAAGCCGCCCTGCGGATGAACATGAACGCCCAGGCGCAGTCCGCGCTCATCGCGCCCGGCAGCGACGTCACCGCGCTGCGCGAGCTGCTGGCCGAACTGCTCGGACACCAGCCCACCGTGCAGCACCTCGCCGACCTCGTCGCCGGCGCCGACCTGCGCTACGACCTGGGCGGGCCCGACGCGCACCCCCTGGTCGGCCGGTTCGCGCCGGAGATGGACCTGAACACCCCGACCGGGACCGTCCGGTTGGCGGAACTCACCAGAGCCGCACGGCCCTTGCTGCTCGACTTCACCGAAGACGCGTCGGTGGCCCGGGCGATGGCGCCGTGGCATGACCGGGTGGACATCATCACCGCGCAGCCTCAGCCCCGGACGCCCGCGGTCACCGCCCTGCTGCTTCGCCCCGACTGCTACGTGGCCTGGGCATCGGGTTCGCCCCGCCCGGACACCGTGGACCTGGAAGCACTCCGCACCGCCGCGCAGCGCTGGTTCGGCACCACCGAGCCCGCCCGAGTGACCCTCTGACCGACCAGTTCCCCGCCGCCCTCCAGCTCCTTGCATGAATGTTCCGAAGTGCGTATATTCATGCCTAGTCCCTGAGAGGAGTGGTCATGCCGTTGCGAGTCGCCGTTGCCGGAGCCAGCGGGTATGCGGGCGGCGAGGTGCTGCGCCTGCTGCTCTCGCATCCCGAGGTGGAGATCGGGGCGCTGACCGGCGGCTCCAACGCCGGTACGACGCTGGGGGAGTTGCAGCCGCACCTGCTCCCGCTGGCGGACCGGGTGCTGGAGCCGACCACGCCCGAGGTGCTCGCCGGCCACGACATCGTCTTTCTCGGGCTGCCGCACGGGCAGTCCGCCGCCGTGGCCGAGGCGCTCGGCGAGGACGTGCTGGTGATCGACTGCGGTGCCGACTTCCGGCTCAAGGAAGCGGCGGACTGGGAGCGGTTCTACGGTTCCGCGCACGCCGGGACCTGGCCGTACGGGCTGCCCGAGCTGCCGGGGCACCGGGCCGCTCTGAAGGGGACCAAGCGGATCGCCGTTCCCGGCTGCTACCCCACGGCCGTCTCGCTCGCGCTCTTCCCCGCCTACGCGGCCCAGTTGGCGGAGCCGGAGGCCGTGATCGTGGCGGCCAGCGGTACCTCGGGGGCCGGCAAGGCGGTCAAGACGCACCTGCTGGGCAGCGAGGTGATGGGGTCGGTCAGCCCGTACGGGGTCGGCGGGGTGCACCGGCACACGCCGGAGATGTCGCAGAACCTGAGCGCGGTCGCGGGGGAGCCGGTGAACGTCTCCTTCACTCCCACCCTGGTGCCGATGTCCCGGGGCATCCTGGCCACCTGCACGGCCAAGGCCAAGCCCGGCGTCACCGGCGCGGACGTTCGCGCGGCCTACGCCGCCGCCTATGCCGACGAGCCGTTCGTCCGACTGCTGCCCGAGCTGCAGTGGCCGCAGACCAAGTCGGTGCACGGCGCCAACTCCGCCCTCGTCCAAGTCACGCTGGACGAGCACGCCGGGCGGATCATCGCGATCAGCGCGATCGACAACCTGGTCAAGGGCACCGCCGGCGGCGCGGTGCAGAGCATGAACATCGCGCTCGGCCTGCCCGAGGCGCTCGGCCTTCCCGTGAACGGAGTTGCACCGTGACCACCCATCAGCAGAGCGTCGGCGTCACCGCCGCCAAGGGCTTTCGGGCCGCCGGAGTCACGGCCGGCATCAAGGCCTCCGGTACCCCGGACCTGGCCCTGGTGGTCAACGAGGGGCCCTCCTACGCCGCGGCCGGCGTCTTCACGAGCAACCGGGTCAAGGCTGCCCCGGTGCTCTGGTCCCAGCAGGTGCTGAAGGGCGGCCAGTTGGCCGCAGTGGTGCTCAACTCCGGTGGCGCCAACGCCTGCACCGGGCCCGAGGGGTTCCAGGACACGCACGCCACCGCCGAGCGGGTCGGCACCGAACTGGGCGTCAGCGCCGGCGAGGTGGCGGTCTGCTCCACCGGCCTGATCGGCGAGCGGCTGCCGATGGACCTGCTGCTGCCCGGTATCACGCTCGCCGCCAAGGAGTTGGCGGTGGACGGCGGTGAGGCGGCGGCGATCGCCATCAAGACCACCGACACCGTGCACAAGACCGCGCAGGTGACGCAGGACGGTTGGACGGTCGGCGGGATGGCCAAGGGTGCGGGCATGCTCGCGCCGGGCCTGGCCACCATGCTGGTCGTGCTCACCACCGACGCCGCCGTGGACGCCGCGCAGTTGGATGTCGCACTGCGCGGTGCCACCCGTACCACCTTCGACCGGGTGGACTCCGACGGCTGCATGTCGACCAACGACACGGTGCTGCTGCTCGCCTCCGGCGCTGCCCAGGTCACGCCGGGCCAGGCGGAGTTCGCGGCGGCGGTCGAGCAGGTCTGCGCCGACCTCGCGCGCCAGCTGATCGGTGACGCCGAGGGGGCGAGCAAGGACATCCGGATCGATGTCACCGGTGCCGCCACCGAGGACGAGGCCGTCACGGTCGCCCGCACCATCGCCCGCAACAACCTGCTCAAGTGCGCCATCCACGGCGAGGACCCCAACTGGGGCCGGGTGCTGGCCGCGATCGGCACCACCGCGGCGGCCTTCGACCCGGACCAACTGGACGTGGCGATCAACGGGGTCTGGGTCTGCCGGGGCGGCGCCGTCGGCGAGGACCGTTCGCTGGTCGACATGACGGACCGTCAGGTCGTCATCACCGCAGACCTGCACGCGGGTCCGGCCGCGGCCACGGTGTGGACCAACGACCTCACCGCCGACTACGTGCACGAGAACAGCGCCTACTCCACCTGATCCTCAGCGACTCCTTCCTCGGGGACTGACAACCGTGCAGATCGCACCCAAGGGCGAACAGGCCCGCAACAACACCGCGTTGCCCAAGGCGATGACCCTCATCGAGGCGCTGCCCTGGCTCGAGCGGTTCCACGGCAAGACCGTGGTGATCAAGTTCGGCGGCAACGCGATGGTCGACGAGTCGCTCAAGGCGGCCTTCGCCCAGGACGTGGTCTTCCTGCGCTACGCGGGCCTGCACCCGGTGGTCGTCCACGGTGGCGGTCCGCAGATCAGCGCGCAGTTGGAGAAGCTGGGGCTGAAGTCCTCGTTCACCAACGGCCTGCGGGTCACCACGCCCGAGACCATGGACGTGGTCCGGATGGTGCTCGCCGGGCAGGTCCAGCGTGAACTGGTCGGACTGCTCAACGGGCACGGACCGTTCGCGGTCGGCATGACCGGCGAGGACGCGCACACCATGACCGCCGTCAAGCGGTACGCGGTGGTGGACGGTGAGCCGGTGGACATCGGCCTGGTCGGCGACATCGTCAACATCGAGGCCGGCGCGGTGAAGGCGCTGATCGCCGACGGGCGGATCCCGGTGATCTCCAGCATCGCGCGCGGCGCCGACAGCCACGTCTACAACATCAACGCGGACACCGCGGCCGCGGCCCTCGCGGTCGCGCTGGGCGCCGAGATGCTGGTGGTGCTCACCGACGTCGAGGGGCTCTACGCCGACTGGCCGGTCTCCGACGACGTGATCAGCCAGCTCTCCGCGACCGAGCTGGCGGCCATACTGCCGACGCTGAGCAGCGGCATGGTGCCCAAGATGGAGGGCTGCCTGCACGCCGTGCGCTCCGGCGTCGGCACCGCGCGGGTGCTGGACGGCCGGGTCCAGCACAGCCTGCTGCTGGAGATCTTCACCGACGAGGGAATCGGCACCATGGTGGTGCCGGACGACGAGACCGCTGTCCTGGGGGGCTTGGCATGAGTGACACCGCACACGGCAACGCCGCAAAGGGCACCACCGCACACAACACCACCGCACACGGCAACGCCGAGTTGACGAAGCGCTACCAGCACGCCTTCACCAACAACTACGGCACCCCCCGCCTGCCGCTGGTCAAGGGCGAGGGCGCGCTGCTCTGGGACGCCGACGGCAACGAGTACCTCGACCTGGTCGGCGGCATCGCGGTCAATGCGCTCGGCACCGCGCACCCGGCGGTGGTGGCCGCGGTGACCGGGCAGATCGGGCGGCTCGGCCACGTCTCCAACCTCTTCATGGCGGAGCCGACCATCGAGCTGGCCGAACGGCTGCTCGCGCTGGACGAGCGCCCGGGCCGGGTCTTCTTCTGCAACTCCGGTACCGAGGCCGTCGAGGCCGCTTTCAAGATCAGCCGGCTGACCGGGCGCACCCACGTCGTCGCCCTGGACGGCGCTTTCCACGGTCGCACCATGGGCGCCCTGGCGCTCACCGGCCAGCCCGCCAAGCAGGACCCGTTCCGGCCGCTGCCGGGCGAGGTGACGCACGTCCCGTTCGGCGACGTCGAGGCGCTGCGCGCGGCGGTGAGCACCCGGACGGCGGCCGTGGTGCTGGAGCCGATCCAGGGCGAGAACGGCGCCGTCCCGCTGCCGGCCGGCTACCTGCGGGCGGCCCGCGAGATCACCCGTGCGACCGGCACGCTGCTGATCCTGGACGAGATCCAGACCGGCATCGGTCGCACCGGCCACTGGTTCGCCCACCAGGCCGAGCCGGGTGTCGAGCCGGACGTCATCACGCTGGCCAAGGGCCTGGGCGGCGGCCTGCCGATCGGTGCGGTGATCGCCTACGGCGCGGCGGGCGACCTGCTCCAGCCAGGGCAGCACGGCACCACCTTCGGTGGGAACCCGGTGGTCGCCGCCGCCGCGCTCGCGGTGCTCGACACCATTGAGGACCAGGGCCTGCTGGCGCAGGTGCGCACGGTCGGCGACCAGCTGCGCAGCGGCATCGAGGCGCTCGGCGACCCGCTGGTCTCGCACGTGCGGGGCGCGGGCCTGCTGCTCGGCATCGTGCTCACCGAGCCGGTGGCGGCCCGGGTCCAGGCGGTGGCCCAGCAGGCGGGCTTCCTGGTGAACGCGGCCCTGGCGGACGCGGTGCGGCTGGTCCCGCCGCTGATCATCACCGAGGCGCAGGCAGGTGCTTTCCTGGCCGCGCTGCCCGCGATTCTGGACAGCGTTCGGGAGGAGACGGCTACGGCAGCCCGGCAGGGTGACCCGGCCGCGCAGTCCCGAAGGTAGTCCGGGAGAATCATTATCATGACCGTGTCCCCATCCGATCAGTCCCCCGCCGGCCCGACGCCGCAGGTCCCGCAGACCCGCACCGCGCGCCACCGGCGGATCGTGGACCTGCTGACCCGTCAACCCGTCCGCTCGCAGAGCCAGTTGGCCAAGCTGCTGGCCGACGACGGGTTGGTGGTCACCCAGGCCACGCTCTCCAGGGACTTGGACGAGCTGGGCGCGGTCAAGATCCGCAACCGGGACGGCGCGTTGATCTACGCCGTCCCGGCCGAGGGCGGCGACCGCACGCCGCGCGCGCCGATGGGGGAGTCGGCCAGTGAGGGGCGGATGGCCCGGCTGGCCGCCGAGCTGATGGTGTCGGCCACCGCCTCCGGCAACCTGGTGGTGCTGCGCACCCCGCCGGGGGCGGCGCAGTTCCTCGCCTCGGCGATCGACACGGCCGAGGTGTACGAGATCATCGGGACCATCGCGGGCGATGACACGGTGCTGCTGATCAGCCGGGATCCGGCCGGTGGCCAGGCGCTCGCGGACCACCTGATGCAGCTGGCGCAGGCCCGCACGGACCGCGCCTAGCAGACCCCGACGGTGTGCGGTAAGGGCGCTTCGAGGGGTACGGCGGCAGGGGAGCGCGGCGGAACCAGGGCGGAAGCGGGGCGGAAGCAGGGGATGGAAATCGGCCATTCTCGGCCCACCTCTGTTCGCCCCGACATGGACACCGGGACCGCGGGTTAGGTTGAGCCCACGGAACGTTGGTTGCCTTAATCACTTACTTCAGGCAATCGGCTCACCTTCGCGCCCAACGAGGTCCCCCATGCACGTGACTGTCGATCAGGATCGCTGCTGTAGTGCGGGTCAGTGTGTGCTGACCGTCCCCGAGGTCTTCGACCAGAGCGAGGAGGACGGGCTGGTGCTGCTGCTCCAGGACCGTCCGGACCCCGCCCTGCGCGCCCAGCTCCACACCGCCGTCGCCCTCTGCCCGGCAGGCGCCATCACCGTGACGGACGGCCCGGCATGAGCATCGTCGACGACATCAGCCTTCCGGCCCACCGCCCGCCCGGCTGCCCCTTCGATCCCCCGCCTGCCTACCGCCGCGCCGCCACCCGGCTGACCCTCTGGAACGGCAACCCGTGCTGGTTGCTGACCGACTACCAGGACGTCCGCACGGTGCTGAGCGACCGCCGGTTCAGCGCCGACGTGCGCAATCCGGGCTTCCCCCTCCTCATCCGGAACCAGCCGGTAGCGCGCGATGAGACCCCGAGCTTCCTGCGCTTGGACGACCCGGAGCACGCTCGGCTGCGTCGGATGGTCACCACCGACTTCCTGATCAAGCGGGTCGAGGCGATGCGCCCCGAGATCCAGCGCATCGTGGACCAGGCCCTGGACACCATGGTCGAGCACGGCTCGCCGGCCGATCTGGTTGCCGAATTCGCGTTACCCGTACCCTCGTTGGTGATCTGTGACCTGCTCGGCGTGCCCTACGAGGACCATGAGTTCTTCCAGCTCCAGAGCTCTCGGATGCTGGACACCACCGCCCCCGCCGAGAGTGCGCGGGGCGCCTTCGACGCCCTGATCGCCTACCTGACCGAGCTGATCTCCAGCAAGCGGGGCCGCTCGGAGGGTGTCCTCGCCAAGCTGGCCGCACGGGCGGATCTGACCGTCAGGGACGTGGCGGGCACCGGCCTGTTACTGCTGCTCGCGGGCCACGAGA
It includes:
- the argJ gene encoding bifunctional glutamate N-acetyltransferase/amino-acid acetyltransferase ArgJ: MTTHQQSVGVTAAKGFRAAGVTAGIKASGTPDLALVVNEGPSYAAAGVFTSNRVKAAPVLWSQQVLKGGQLAAVVLNSGGANACTGPEGFQDTHATAERVGTELGVSAGEVAVCSTGLIGERLPMDLLLPGITLAAKELAVDGGEAAAIAIKTTDTVHKTAQVTQDGWTVGGMAKGAGMLAPGLATMLVVLTTDAAVDAAQLDVALRGATRTTFDRVDSDGCMSTNDTVLLLASGAAQVTPGQAEFAAAVEQVCADLARQLIGDAEGASKDIRIDVTGAATEDEAVTVARTIARNNLLKCAIHGEDPNWGRVLAAIGTTAAAFDPDQLDVAINGVWVCRGGAVGEDRSLVDMTDRQVVITADLHAGPAAATVWTNDLTADYVHENSAYST
- a CDS encoding acyl-CoA-like ligand-binding transcription factor — encoded protein: MTQGDDVQIGLRERKKRETRVSLSQATIRLCVERGWDNVTVESIAAAANVSVRTFRNYFSSKAEAIAAGHLERMLRIADTLRARPAAEPLWESIVHAVVAEFAQGDEEVRGGEEVRRDESVRAGEGSARSALDQRWRDGLRLMLAEPALQGEVAKANAAAQEVLAEAVAERTGTDAARDVYPKLVAAVIGAGSAVAVEHCLRADPPTPLVPVLREVFDRLAAGLPTP
- a CDS encoding FAD-dependent monooxygenase, with translation MDVVIVGGGPNGLMLACELSLAGVRPLVLEGLPEPSEEPKANGLLGQVVTMVDRRGLYERLAGNPGPPQPNSAYFMFASLPLDLSMLKDSPLYGLAVPQRRIVQVLQERATELGAEIRRGHQVAGLSQDDEGVTVDVDGPEGAYRLRARYLVGADGAHSITRKQAGIGFPGVSYDRTTSRTAHVALPPQWVDPSTGALNVPGYGTILPFLPHRTEHGGFSYAPFPGHPPLVSTMEWDQPEPQAPMSLAELRASIRRVLGVDVPLDPPTGAGPHVLRRLSGGNTRVAERFRDRRILLVGDAAHVYAAGGGPGLNLGLQDAVNLGWKLAAELRGGTEPGLLDSYQTERRQAALRMNMNAQAQSALIAPGSDVTALRELLAELLGHQPTVQHLADLVAGADLRYDLGGPDAHPLVGRFAPEMDLNTPTGTVRLAELTRAARPLLLDFTEDASVARAMAPWHDRVDIITAQPQPRTPAVTALLLRPDCYVAWASGSPRPDTVDLEALRTAAQRWFGTTEPARVTL
- the argB gene encoding acetylglutamate kinase, with protein sequence MTLIEALPWLERFHGKTVVIKFGGNAMVDESLKAAFAQDVVFLRYAGLHPVVVHGGGPQISAQLEKLGLKSSFTNGLRVTTPETMDVVRMVLAGQVQRELVGLLNGHGPFAVGMTGEDAHTMTAVKRYAVVDGEPVDIGLVGDIVNIEAGAVKALIADGRIPVISSIARGADSHVYNINADTAAAALAVALGAEMLVVLTDVEGLYADWPVSDDVISQLSATELAAILPTLSSGMVPKMEGCLHAVRSGVGTARVLDGRVQHSLLLEIFTDEGIGTMVVPDDETAVLGGLA
- a CDS encoding arginine repressor; the encoded protein is MTVSPSDQSPAGPTPQVPQTRTARHRRIVDLLTRQPVRSQSQLAKLLADDGLVVTQATLSRDLDELGAVKIRNRDGALIYAVPAEGGDRTPRAPMGESASEGRMARLAAELMVSATASGNLVVLRTPPGAAQFLASAIDTAEVYEIIGTIAGDDTVLLISRDPAGGQALADHLMQLAQARTDRA
- a CDS encoding ferredoxin, translating into MHVTVDQDRCCSAGQCVLTVPEVFDQSEEDGLVLLLQDRPDPALRAQLHTAVALCPAGAITVTDGPA
- a CDS encoding cytochrome P450 — protein: MSIVDDISLPAHRPPGCPFDPPPAYRRAATRLTLWNGNPCWLLTDYQDVRTVLSDRRFSADVRNPGFPLLIRNQPVARDETPSFLRLDDPEHARLRRMVTTDFLIKRVEAMRPEIQRIVDQALDTMVEHGSPADLVAEFALPVPSLVICDLLGVPYEDHEFFQLQSSRMLDTTAPAESARGAFDALIAYLTELISSKRGRSEGVLAKLAARADLTVRDVAGTGLLLLLAGHETTANMTSLSTLALLQFPAQAEKLRKQPELINGAVEELLRYLTIVDSGLPRVAMEDVELSDGTLVRAGEGVLVMLSTANRDEGLFPGGEQLDVTRDARRHLAFGFGVHQCLGQPLARAELQIALSTLLRRLPTLRLAVPFEEVPFRASVIYGPRELPVAW
- a CDS encoding acetylornithine transaminase; amino-acid sequence: MSDTAHGNAAKGTTAHNTTAHGNAELTKRYQHAFTNNYGTPRLPLVKGEGALLWDADGNEYLDLVGGIAVNALGTAHPAVVAAVTGQIGRLGHVSNLFMAEPTIELAERLLALDERPGRVFFCNSGTEAVEAAFKISRLTGRTHVVALDGAFHGRTMGALALTGQPAKQDPFRPLPGEVTHVPFGDVEALRAAVSTRTAAVVLEPIQGENGAVPLPAGYLRAAREITRATGTLLILDEIQTGIGRTGHWFAHQAEPGVEPDVITLAKGLGGGLPIGAVIAYGAAGDLLQPGQHGTTFGGNPVVAAAALAVLDTIEDQGLLAQVRTVGDQLRSGIEALGDPLVSHVRGAGLLLGIVLTEPVAARVQAVAQQAGFLVNAALADAVRLVPPLIITEAQAGAFLAALPAILDSVREETATAARQGDPAAQSRR
- a CDS encoding LysR family transcriptional regulator, whose product is MDVDLRKLRYFVAVAEELHFGRAAERLHIAQPVLSRQIRALETELRAQLFRRDRRSTELTAAGRQLLEDAPPLLAASQAARRRVGLAGQEQARFTIGFMPGITVTAAVRAFSTRHPDLTVDVLRTSWDDQSQVILDGRVDVGFIRLPVDQRGLELRPLFAEPRVVVLPTGHRLAGQASVGIADLADEQLLQNPDAVPEWRDLPTHAGSRPERSRPLAATVEEKLEYVAAADGMVILPLSTARFYTRPDLVHLAVEGIGPSQVCLAWSAGRRSRLLDEFRQLAASAAG
- the argC gene encoding N-acetyl-gamma-glutamyl-phosphate reductase, with translation MPLRVAVAGASGYAGGEVLRLLLSHPEVEIGALTGGSNAGTTLGELQPHLLPLADRVLEPTTPEVLAGHDIVFLGLPHGQSAAVAEALGEDVLVIDCGADFRLKEAADWERFYGSAHAGTWPYGLPELPGHRAALKGTKRIAVPGCYPTAVSLALFPAYAAQLAEPEAVIVAASGTSGAGKAVKTHLLGSEVMGSVSPYGVGGVHRHTPEMSQNLSAVAGEPVNVSFTPTLVPMSRGILATCTAKAKPGVTGADVRAAYAAAYADEPFVRLLPELQWPQTKSVHGANSALVQVTLDEHAGRIIAISAIDNLVKGTAGGAVQSMNIALGLPEALGLPVNGVAP